Below is a genomic region from Streptomyces roseoviridis.
CCTCGGGCGGGGTAGGCGAGGTCGGTGACGTAGAGGAGGCGGGGTCGGGGGCGGGCTGCTGCGGACACGGGCGGCTCCTCTGGTTGGGGTGCGCCCCAACCTACCGTTCCGCCGTTTCACAGAAAGTCCCAGGTCAGCGGGCTGACAGCTCCGCTTTGCGGAGGATCGACGAAACCGCTCACCGAATTAGTTGCGTGCGCGCACGCTCTCTGTCACAGTTGGTGCAGCGGCGGAGCTGTGCCCGCGAGACGGGCCGCAGGCTCCGCCGTTCGCCGTCCGGGAGCGCTCCGCGCCCCTTCCCCCTTCGCCCGCGTCGAGCGCCCCGGACGGCCCCCCGCACCACCCCGCGCAGCACCGTCCCGCCCTCCCCTTCCATCGAGGAGATCCGTCATGACCACTCCCCCGAGTGCGTTCCCGGACGTCGAGAAGCTGGTCGTCGACGTCCTCAAGGCCGACCCGGCCCTTGCCGGCGTCACGGTCGCCGTACAGGCGCCGGCCGGCTTCGACGGCACGCAGAACGCCGTCCTGGTGAACCGCCGCGGCGGCGCCTGGATCGGTGACCTGCACGTCGACAAGCCGCTGATCGAGTTCGAGGTGTACGGGCCGACCAAGAACGCGGCCCACCTCACCGCCAACGCCGCCCGGCGCGCGCTGCTCGCCACCATCGGCAAGCAGATCGGCGTGAACTTCGTGAGCGACGTCGAGGAGCAGGACGGGCCGCGCTGGCTGCCCGACTACCTCTACCGGGGCGCCAACCGCTACCTCTGCGTCATCCAGCTCTCCCTGAACGTCTTCTAGACGCCCAGGCCCAGGAGCGCTCCCCCGGCGTCGTCACGACGCCCCCACAGACCAGGCCTCGCCGAACCGGCGGGGCCTTTGCCGTACCCGGGCCCGGAATCCGTCCGGCCGGGGACGGCGCCCTCACCCTCTCACCAAGGAGAAACCCCACCATGGCAGGAAACAACTCGGCCGAGATCCGCGTCGCAGGCACCGGCAAGCTCTACGTGGCCACGGTCGGCACCGCCGCGCCGACCTTCGGCGCCGGCGAGTCCTCCGCCGACTGGAGTGGCTGGACCGACCTCGGTTACACCACCGGTGACGGCGTGACCTTCTCGAAGAAGGACAAGCTGGAGGCCATCGACTCGTGGCAGTCGGTCTCCCCGGTCCACTACATCTACTCGGCCCGTGACCTCTCGCTGAAGTTCTCCATGCTCCAGTTCAACGAGGACACGCTGCCCTTCTTCATGGGCGGCGGCAAGGTCGAGGCGGACCCGGCCACGTCGACCGAGGTCTTCAAGTACGAGATCGCCGAGCGTCCGTTCGCGGACGTGCGCGCTCTCGGCCTGGAGTTCACCGACGTCAAGGCCGGTGGCACCGCGGTCACCTACCGCTTCATCATCCCGCGCGGCCAGGTCACCGCCTCCGACGACATCAAGCTGGCCCGCAAGGCGGCGTCCACCCTGGGCATCACCTTCAGCGCCATGTCGAACGGCAACGGCAAGCCGCTGGCCACCTTCCTCATGAAGGACAGCCAGTACGGCGCGGCCGTCTGATCCAGCCCCACCCGGGGCGGGACGGCACACCGCCGTCCCGCCCCGCCCCCTCTCCTCATTCATCCACGCGACCCACGCGAACAAGGAGTACGCACACCATGGCCCGTTTCGACGTCAACGCCGCTCGCGCCCAGCGACTGGAGGCCCACGGCCGCACCTGGTCCTTCGAGCTGGACGGCGAGTCCTTCACGCTTCCCACCGAGCTGTCCCGCAAGACCGCGAAGGCGCTGCGCAAGCTCGACGACAACGACGTGGACGGTCTGCTCGCGCTCCTGATGGGTGAGGAGCAGTTCGCCCGCTTCGAGGAGCACGACATCACGATGCAGGACATCGCCGCGATCCTCGAGGCCTACGGCAAGGAGACCGGGCTCGGCCTGGGGGAAGACTGAGCCTCGTCGAGTTCGTCGACGAACACGCCGAGGCCCTTGAGGCGGATCTCCTCCGCTATTACGACACCGATCTCCTGGACTGGTACCGGGGGGACCTGTCCAGCCGGCGCCTGATGGTGCTCATCAAGCACCTTCCGCAGGACGGGGCCGTGCAGCGGCAGATCCACGGGGAGGCGGCGGAGTGGTCCGTCACCGACCACCTGCTCGCCGCGACGGTGGACCACCTGGCCGTGGGCAACTGGATGTTCCAGATGGTCAACTCCGACGAGGACGGCGACCAGCCCGACTTCCCGAAGCCCGTGCCGCGCCCCGGCGTCAAGGACGAGGACGGCGAGGAGTCGGACGGGGACGCCCCGGAGGAAGCCGCCCCCGAGGCGGTCTCCCCCGGTGCTCTCGCCCGCTTCTTCGGCTGAGGCGAGGCCCCTCGCACCACCCCCCACGGCCCCCGGAGCCCGTTCCCCTCAGGGAGCGGGCTCCGGGGGCTCTTCCTGTGCTCGCCCGGCGGCCAGGTCCTCCTCAAGCGCCCTGGCCCGGTCGGAGAGCCGGCGCCTGCGCGCGCCCGCGCGCGCTTCCGGTTCGCCGGACTCGCCGCCCCGCCGCTCGCCCCCGCTGCCGCCCTGATGGGGCACGCCGGCGAGCGGCGGCACGATGGGGCGGCCGCCCTTGCGGCGGGCGACCTTGCGGACCGGCTGGGCGTTCCTGCGCGAGCGGCTCTCCTGGGCGGTCAGCAGGACGTCGGCATCGGGGTCGGGGGCCGGATCGGGCGCCGGAGCACGGACCGGTTCGGGATCGGGATCGGGTTCCCGTCCGCGTTCGGACTCGGGCTCGGGCAGCGGTTCCGGCTCGGGGCGCTGGTCGAACAGCTCACGCTCCCGGCGGACCCGCTCCTCGGCCTCGACGACCACGGCCGGCGGTTCGAGCAGCCGGGCGAAGGGCAGCGGAATGACCCTGGC
It encodes:
- a CDS encoding phage tail protein, which produces MAGNNSAEIRVAGTGKLYVATVGTAAPTFGAGESSADWSGWTDLGYTTGDGVTFSKKDKLEAIDSWQSVSPVHYIYSARDLSLKFSMLQFNEDTLPFFMGGGKVEADPATSTEVFKYEIAERPFADVRALGLEFTDVKAGGTAVTYRFIIPRGQVTASDDIKLARKAASTLGITFSAMSNGNGKPLATFLMKDSQYGAAV